From one Aspergillus fumigatus Af293 chromosome 8, whole genome shotgun sequence genomic stretch:
- the erg25 gene encoding sterol desaturase family protein, which produces MDSLNSSYPQSAMATYSDLLDLAAQQQPHLSGLERLWWAHYAYWDNNIVATATGIITFLAHEIIYFSRCLPWIIADSLPSIFLKYKIQDQKPPPSAAEQWACTKYILLIHFVVELPLIVLFHPMMELCGLSFTIPFPDLRTLTAQIIIFFLLEDTYHYWLHRAMHWGPLYRSIHRIHHQYAAPFGLTAEYASPWETLLLGLGTIGPPLLLALMDCNVHLVTVLAWVTLRQFQAIDSHSGYDFPWSLRRILPFWGGADWHDDHHRYFWGNYSSSFRHWDVLMGTVAGPEAREKRRAEREKRQA; this is translated from the exons ATGGACTCGCTCAATTCGTCCTATCCGCAGTCCGCCATGGCGACCTATTCCgatcttctcgacctcgccgctcagcagcaacctcatCTCTCTGGTCTCGAGAGACTTTGGTGGGCGCATTATGCCTACTGGGACAATAACATTGTCGCAACTG CTACAGGAATCATCACCTTCCTCGCCCACGAAATCATCTACTTCAGCCGCTGTCTCCCCTGGATCATCGCCGACTCCCTCCCCAGCATCTTCCTGAAATACAAGATCCAAGACCAGAAACCTCCTCCATCCGCAGCAGAGCAATGGGCTTGCACAAAGTacatcctcctcatccactTTGTCGTCGAACTCCCcctcatcgtcctcttccacccAATGATGGAACTCTGCGGCCTGAGCTTCACCATCCCCTTCCCAGATCTCCGCACTCTCACCGCCCAAATaattatcttcttcctcctcgaagaCACATACCACTACTGGCTGCATCGCGCCATGCACTGGGGCCCGCTCTACCGCTCCATCCACCGCATCCACCACCAATACGCCGCGCCCTTTGGACTAACAGCCGAGTACGCGAGTCCCTGGGAGACTCTCCTGCTGGGCTTGGGTACCATCGGCCCTCCATTGCTCCTGGCACTGATGGACTGCAACGTGCACTTGGTGACGGTGCTGGCGTGGGTGACGCTGCGACAGTTCCAGGCTATCGATTCACATTCGGGGTACGATTTTCCCTGGAGTCTCAGGCGGATTTTGCCGTTCTGGGGTGGAGCGGATTGGCACGATGATCACCATCGATACTTCTGGGGGAATTATTCCAGTTCGTTTAGGCACTGGGATG TGTTGATGGGTACGGTTGCTGGTCCGGAAGcgagggagaagagacgCGCCGAGCGGGAGAAGCGGCAGGCTTGA
- a CDS encoding trihydroxytoluene oxygenase yields MKVVKKTDKEVWYRGYGTDPYVYYACKGPKKEFLGGTFEVESHQDLERAANLPTGSPIQEMRDAPGGGFMVTVKDPEGFPINLVYGQSPAAPGEYPPKLVVNYESDKPRVRHFQRFVPGPAAVHKLGHFGLCVRNFQDMVTFYTTTFNLVPSDFLYVEKDGNKKNVALFAHIDRGADYVDHHSFFMSTNPTSHVHHCSFEVHDFDTQNLGHQWLAHKGYEPVWGVGRHILGSQLFDYWWDTTGNMIEHYADGDLVNEETPVGYGPAGDESLAVWGPQVPKWFLD; encoded by the exons ATGAAGGTTGTCAAAAAGACGGATAAGGAAGTATGGTACCGAGGTTACGGGACGGATCCGTATGTTTATTATGCCTGCAAAGGTCCAAAGAAAGAGTTTCTCGGAGGGACGTTTGAGGTGGAGTCGCACCAAGATCTGGAAAG GGCGGCCAATCTGCCCACAGGCAGCCCTATCCAAGAAATGAGAGACGCCCCCGGAGGAGGCTTCATGGTCACCGTTAAAGATCCCGAAGGGTTCCCGATCAATCTCGTCTACGGTCAgtcaccagcagcaccaggTGAATATCCTCCCAAGCTTGTCGTCAACTACGAGTCAGACAAGCCTCGCGTCCGCCACTTTCAGCGCTTTGTTCCCGGCCCGGCAGCCGTCCACAAA CTGGGTCACTTCGGCCTGTGCGTCCGAAACTTCCAGGACATGGTTACCTTTTACACAACAACTTTCAACCTCGTGCCGAGCGACTTCCTCTACGTTGAGAAAGAcggcaacaagaagaacgTTGCTCTCTTCGCGCACATCGATCGCGGCGCAGACTACGTCGACCACCACAGTTTCTTCATGAGCACCAATCCCACCTCGCATGTACACCATTGCTCGTTTGAGGTGCATGACTTTGACACGCAGAATTTAGGACACCAGTGGCTGGCACACAAGGGGTATGAGCCTGTGTGGGGTGTCGGACGACACATCCTCGGGTCGCAGCTGTTTGATTACTGGTGGGATACCACTGGGAACATGATTGAGCACTATGCGGATGGGGATTTGGTGAATGAGGAGACGCCGGTCGGGTATGGGCCCGCGGGCGATGAGTCGTTGGCTGTCTGGGGCCCGCAGGTGCCTAAGTGGTTTTTAGACTAG
- a CDS encoding putative MFS transporter translates to MLDESRHDQCEETPLLGHDHAPESGHSTRARWVLIVLSLGIIAVNFGSYLAMAPQIQIFEYIICQKLHPEIALLTPQEQIDARCKSPDVQGELALVNGWKETLDALPGIFLALPFGLMADQAGRKKVLMLSLIGLIIEEVVVRIIGKANIFFLIYASTQVAEIVASPLSAWLMSRTPWLPYFLGVLFMLCGLCASITVPETLPKSTKLSEPDTEDDEADDDAPRTVRYRLKAVLHHARHQIMHHSRFIFADRNIGCISIALLAANVAIQSLVITLQYVSKRFSWSMAEASFLISLKGITNLSALLLILPAASKALDRFLPPLRRDLRISIGSILTIVVGHVVMALAASPTIFIVGLSTSSLGTGFFPALRSVATALVHEAEIGLLGTTIALTQSIGGIAAGPMMAGTFKLSMKLHGIWLGLPYISATALVLVACWATLMIRVPRSV, encoded by the exons ATGTTGGACGAGTCCAGACATGATCAATGCGAGGAAACTCCCTTACTAGGCCACGACCACGCACCGGAGTCCGGCCATTCCACCCGTGCTCGATGGGTCCTCATTGTCTTAAGCCTGGGTATAATCGCAGTGAACTTCGGCTCTTATCTCGCCATGGCTCCGCAGATACAAATATTTGAGTATATCATCTGCCAAAAACTGCACCCGGAAATCGCACTTCTTACCCCTCAGGAGCAGATTGACGCCAGATGCAAGTCCCCCGATGTCCAGGGGGAGCTGGCGCTCGTCAATGGCTGGAAGGAGACGCTCGATGCGCTGCCGGGAATTTTTCTGGCTCTTCCGTTTGGTTTGATGGCCGATCAAGCTGGACGGAAGAAGGTGCTGATGTTGAGCTTGATTGGCTTGATCAttgaggaggtggtggtgcggATTATTGGCAA GGCGAAtatcttctttctcatctaTGCGTCAACCCAGGTAGCTGAGATTGTCGCGAGCCCTCTGAGTGCCTGGCTCATGTCCAGGACACCCTGGCTGCCGTACTTCCTGGGAGTACTGTTCATGCTTTGTGGCCTATGTGCTTCCATAACTGTACCGGAGACGCTGCCCAAGTCGACCAAATTGAGCGAGCCCGACActgaagacgacgaggctGATGATGACGCACCACGGACGGTCCGTTATCGTCTAAAGGCCGTCTTGCATCATGCCAGGCATCAGATCATGCATCACAGCCGGTTCATCTTCGCCGATCGCAACATTGGTTGTATCTCCATCGCCCTTCTGGCGGCAAACGTGGCTATCCAGTCCCTTGTGATCACGCTACAATACGTCTCAAAACGCTTCTCATGGTCGATGGCAGAG GCAAGCTTTCTCATCTCCCTGAAAGGAATCACGAACCTCTCGGCCCtactcctcatcctccccgCCGCCTCCAAAGCCCTAGACAGATTCCTCCCCCCTCTACGCCGAGACCTGCGCATCTCCATAGGCAGCATCCTCACAATTGTCGTTGGGCACGTCGTCATGGCACTCGCAGCCAGCCCTACAATCTTCATTGTAGGTCTATCGACCTCCTCGCTGGGAACGGGTTTCTTCCCCGCTCTACGCAGCGTTGCTACGGCATTGGTGCACGAGGCCGAGATAGGCCTTTTGGGAACGACAATTGCCCTGACCCAGAGTATTGGGGGAATCGCCGCGGGGCCGATGATGGCAGGCACGTTCAAGCTCAGTATGAAGCTGCACGGGATATGGCTCGGTCTTCCGTATATATCAGCGACTGCACTCGTTCTGGTAGCCTGTTGGGCCACCTTGATGATCAGAGTACCTCGGTCGGTGTAG